One region of Jatrophihabitans cynanchi genomic DNA includes:
- a CDS encoding YlbL family protein, with the protein MSRRPLDALLDRPIPGIRWFVALSRRVRALLIALVLFVVLFILALTMPVPYVVLSPGPTYNTLGTDEAGSQIIVIKGTTAKRTTGHLNMTTVDVSSEPLSAFDALKGWLLHDEVVVPRSSVYAPGKSDKQVNQENTQAFAQSQDSAIAAASCELGYPKKFGVVTVRSDGASYKKLEPSDLFVSVAGKPTTTSAQLTSVLSSEPPGTAVPVVVTREGQRKQVSITLGPALKGRTGGSLGVEVSEQICQLPFEVDLGLGNQIGGPSAGLMFALGIMDKVGTVDLTHGRFIAGTGTIDPAGTVGPIGGIQLKMIAARRAGATVFLAPAANCADVRGAVPGGLQVIKVSKLQDAVQDLQALAAGTAVPHC; encoded by the coding sequence GTGAGCCGACGCCCCCTGGACGCCCTTCTCGACAGGCCGATTCCGGGGATCCGCTGGTTCGTCGCGCTCAGTCGCCGGGTGCGTGCGCTGCTGATCGCGTTGGTGCTGTTCGTGGTGCTGTTCATCCTCGCGCTCACCATGCCGGTGCCGTACGTCGTGCTCTCGCCGGGCCCGACGTACAACACGCTGGGCACCGACGAGGCGGGCAGCCAGATCATCGTGATCAAGGGCACCACCGCGAAGCGCACCACCGGCCACCTGAACATGACCACGGTCGACGTCTCGTCCGAGCCGCTGAGCGCCTTCGACGCGCTCAAGGGCTGGCTGCTGCACGACGAGGTGGTGGTGCCGCGCTCGTCGGTGTACGCGCCGGGCAAGTCCGACAAGCAGGTGAACCAGGAGAACACCCAGGCGTTCGCGCAATCGCAGGACAGCGCGATCGCCGCGGCGTCGTGCGAGCTGGGCTACCCGAAGAAGTTCGGTGTCGTGACGGTGCGCAGCGACGGCGCGTCGTACAAGAAGCTGGAGCCCTCCGACCTGTTCGTGAGCGTCGCCGGCAAGCCGACCACGACCAGTGCGCAGCTGACATCGGTACTCAGCAGCGAGCCGCCCGGCACTGCGGTGCCGGTGGTCGTGACCCGCGAGGGGCAGCGCAAGCAGGTGAGCATCACGCTCGGGCCGGCGCTGAAGGGCCGCACCGGCGGCTCGCTCGGCGTCGAGGTGAGTGAGCAGATCTGCCAGTTGCCGTTCGAGGTCGACCTCGGCCTCGGTAACCAGATCGGTGGCCCGTCGGCCGGTCTGATGTTCGCGCTGGGGATCATGGACAAGGTCGGCACGGTCGACCTGACGCACGGTCGGTTCATCGCCGGCACCGGCACGATCGATCCCGCCGGCACGGTCGGCCCGATCGGCGGCATTCAGCTCAAGATGATCGCCGCGCGCAGGGCCGGCGCGACGGTCTTCCTGGCGCCTGCGGCCAATTGCGCGGACGTGCGGGGCGCCGTCCCGGGCGGGCTGCAGGTGATCAAGGTGAGCAAGCTGCAGGACGCCGTGCAGGACCTGCAGGCGCTCGCGGCCGGCACGGCTGTCCCGCACTGCTGA
- a CDS encoding PPA1309 family protein, whose translation MTAPQHGLLEATTAEIEAHVAAAGWDRPPLLFALVRAAQLAADDPATAERLGLDAASDDALVPIEQEPLPDGPLDEVLAQIAWPAEVAGCALAQEIMVLPPSAEDEVDEAGGAADLAAAAAHPERRDARLVVGVLRESPGTAAALLRLRGRDGEDDSDLLTGPDLAPNLAEALHATLAAD comes from the coding sequence GTGACCGCTCCACAGCACGGACTTCTCGAGGCGACCACGGCCGAGATCGAGGCGCACGTCGCGGCTGCCGGCTGGGACCGGCCGCCCCTGCTGTTCGCCCTGGTCCGCGCCGCGCAACTGGCCGCCGACGACCCGGCGACCGCCGAGCGGCTCGGCCTGGACGCCGCCAGCGACGACGCACTGGTCCCCATCGAGCAGGAGCCGTTGCCCGACGGCCCGCTGGACGAGGTGCTGGCCCAGATCGCCTGGCCCGCCGAGGTCGCGGGATGTGCACTTGCCCAGGAGATCATGGTTCTTCCGCCGTCTGCCGAGGACGAGGTGGACGAAGCAGGCGGGGCAGCCGACCTCGCTGCGGCCGCCGCGCACCCCGAGCGTCGCGACGCACGCCTGGTGGTAGGTGTGCTCCGCGAGTCGCCCGGCACTGCTGCGGCACTGCTGCGGCTGCGCGGGCGCGACGGCGAGGACGACAGCGACCTGCTCACCGGCCCCGACCTGGCACCCAACCTCGCCGAAGCTCTGCACGCCACCCTCGCGGCTGACTGA
- a CDS encoding UPF0182 family membrane protein: MRPPMPSMNLSRRSKIALSVVGVLIVLLIVLVKLTGVFVNWLWFGQLGYRNVYSSVLWTRITLFLVFGLLMALIIGGNMVVAYLLRPPFRPMSAEQQNLEHYRVMLEPRRKLILGFVMAIAFLAAGMSAQGDWQTWQLWLHGGKFGVKDPQFGRDISFFTWDYPTYRLMLGFGFTAIIFALLLSIVMHYLSGAIRLQTPGPKVTPAARRHLTVLVFVFMALKAVAYWLDRYGLVFSDRSKFTGASYTDVHSVLPARTILFWIAVILALAVLASLWLRSALLPGIGFIVLMVLSVLISGIYPAIVQQVSVKPNASSKEVPYILRNIEATRNAYGIVTDKNVKYVPYTAATNPPVSALTTKSPTIDNVRILDPNVISPTFARFQQDGNVYGFPGKLDVDRYTVNGVTHDYIVAVRELDKANLTGNQTNWINQHTNYTHGYGFVAAEADKDVTNTGNVSDSFAAGGIPPTGALDLKVPQVYFGELLPDYSIVGANGAPQEYDGNGTKKIRYEGSGGVSLSNVFTRLAFAVKYKQGNFLLNDAASASGAKIIFDRDPRQMVKKIAPFLTVDSDPYPIVDQDTGHIVWMVDGYTTLNNYPYAERQSLSSLTNDSLSETDKTASQPNDSINYIRNSVKATVDAYTGKVTLYQWGSDDPLLDAWMKVFPGLVKANDAMPQGIREHVRYPEDLFEVQRATLAMYHVDDAVTFYNVADKWTVPDDPTASTAAQQPPYYVLAAPPDGKSNTAEFQLTSPMNVNNSTYLASFVSVNSDPSDYGAITVLQLPHGSSAVQGPEQVFNKLSSNGTITKDLSLFNTAGGNSSVIHGNLLTLPIGNSFLYIEPLYTQGTGGGKGVYPQLQRIIAVYGDNVGYGETLADALSDFLPGNCTGHTLANVTCGASEQSPPSSGGGATTPPNSSTPTPTGSSTSPPPAGQQALLTQLNTAYDDLVAATKTGDFAKIGAAQQKLNGLVKQYLSQYGSLPGASSTPSPSPSK, translated from the coding sequence ATGCGGCCGCCCATGCCCAGCATGAACCTGTCGCGCCGATCCAAGATCGCGCTGTCGGTCGTGGGCGTGCTCATCGTTCTGCTCATCGTGCTGGTCAAGCTGACCGGGGTGTTCGTCAACTGGCTGTGGTTCGGTCAGTTGGGCTACCGCAACGTGTACAGCAGCGTGCTGTGGACGCGGATCACGCTGTTCCTCGTCTTCGGGCTGCTGATGGCGCTGATCATCGGCGGAAACATGGTGGTCGCCTACCTGTTGCGGCCGCCGTTCCGGCCCATGTCTGCCGAGCAGCAGAACCTGGAGCACTACCGGGTCATGCTCGAGCCGCGGCGCAAGCTGATCCTCGGCTTCGTCATGGCCATCGCCTTCCTGGCCGCCGGAATGTCTGCGCAGGGCGACTGGCAGACGTGGCAGTTGTGGCTGCACGGCGGCAAGTTCGGGGTCAAGGACCCGCAGTTCGGCCGCGACATCTCGTTCTTCACGTGGGACTACCCGACGTACCGGCTGATGCTCGGCTTCGGCTTCACCGCGATCATCTTCGCGCTGCTGCTCTCGATCGTGATGCACTACCTGTCCGGCGCGATCCGGCTCCAGACGCCCGGCCCGAAGGTCACGCCCGCCGCGCGCCGGCACCTGACCGTGCTGGTGTTCGTATTCATGGCGCTCAAGGCCGTCGCGTACTGGTTGGACCGTTACGGGTTGGTGTTCTCCGACCGCAGCAAGTTCACCGGTGCCTCGTACACCGACGTGCATTCGGTGCTGCCCGCGCGGACGATCCTGTTCTGGATCGCGGTGATCCTGGCCCTGGCGGTGCTCGCGTCCCTGTGGCTGCGCAGTGCGCTGCTGCCCGGCATCGGTTTCATCGTGCTGATGGTGCTGAGCGTGTTGATCAGCGGCATCTACCCGGCGATCGTCCAGCAGGTGTCGGTCAAGCCGAACGCCAGCAGCAAGGAAGTGCCGTACATCCTGCGCAACATCGAGGCGACCCGCAACGCGTACGGCATCGTCACGGACAAGAACGTCAAGTACGTGCCGTACACCGCGGCGACGAACCCGCCGGTGTCCGCGCTGACCACTAAGAGCCCCACGATCGACAACGTGCGGATCCTCGACCCGAACGTCATCTCGCCGACCTTCGCGCGGTTCCAGCAGGACGGCAACGTGTACGGCTTTCCGGGCAAGCTGGACGTGGACCGGTACACCGTCAACGGGGTCACGCATGACTACATCGTCGCCGTCCGCGAACTCGACAAGGCGAACCTGACGGGTAATCAGACGAACTGGATCAACCAGCACACCAACTACACGCACGGTTACGGCTTCGTCGCGGCCGAGGCGGACAAGGACGTCACGAACACCGGGAACGTGTCGGACTCCTTTGCCGCCGGCGGGATCCCGCCGACCGGCGCGCTCGATCTGAAGGTGCCGCAGGTGTACTTCGGCGAGCTGCTGCCGGACTACTCGATCGTCGGGGCGAACGGCGCTCCGCAGGAGTACGACGGCAACGGAACCAAGAAGATCCGGTACGAGGGGAGCGGTGGCGTCTCGCTGTCGAACGTCTTCACCCGGCTCGCCTTCGCGGTGAAGTACAAGCAGGGCAACTTCCTGCTGAACGACGCGGCCAGTGCGTCCGGCGCGAAGATCATCTTCGATCGTGATCCGCGTCAGATGGTGAAGAAGATCGCGCCGTTCCTGACCGTGGACAGCGATCCGTACCCGATCGTCGACCAGGACACCGGCCACATCGTCTGGATGGTCGACGGCTACACCACGCTGAACAACTACCCGTACGCCGAGCGGCAGTCGCTGTCGAGCCTGACCAACGACTCGCTGTCGGAGACGGACAAGACGGCGAGCCAGCCGAACGACAGCATCAACTACATCCGTAACTCGGTGAAGGCGACCGTCGACGCGTACACGGGCAAGGTGACGCTGTACCAGTGGGGCAGTGACGACCCGCTGCTCGACGCGTGGATGAAGGTGTTCCCGGGTCTGGTCAAGGCGAACGACGCGATGCCACAAGGGATTCGCGAGCACGTCCGCTACCCGGAGGACCTGTTCGAGGTGCAGCGCGCGACGCTGGCGATGTACCACGTCGACGACGCCGTGACGTTCTACAACGTCGCGGACAAGTGGACGGTGCCGGACGACCCGACCGCGTCCACTGCCGCGCAGCAGCCGCCCTACTACGTGCTGGCCGCGCCGCCGGACGGCAAGTCGAACACGGCCGAGTTCCAGCTGACGTCCCCGATGAACGTCAACAACTCGACGTACCTCGCGTCCTTCGTGAGCGTGAACTCCGACCCGTCGGACTACGGCGCGATCACGGTGCTGCAGTTGCCACACGGCTCGTCTGCGGTGCAGGGGCCCGAGCAGGTCTTCAACAAGCTGAGCAGCAACGGCACGATCACCAAGGACCTGTCGCTGTTCAACACCGCGGGCGGTAACTCCTCCGTCATCCACGGCAACCTGCTGACGCTGCCGATCGGAAACTCGTTCCTGTACATCGAGCCGCTGTACACGCAGGGCACCGGTGGCGGAAAGGGCGTCTACCCGCAGCTGCAGCGGATCATCGCGGTGTACGGCGACAACGTCGGGTACGGCGAGACCCTCGCCGATGCGCTCAGCGACTTCCTGCCCGGCAACTGCACCGGCCACACGCTGGCGAACGTCACGTGCGGCGCGAGCGAGCAGAGTCCGCCGAGCAGTGGTGGCGGTGCCACCACGCCGCCGAACTCGTCGACACCCACGCCAACCGGCTCGTCCACCTCCCCGCCGCCGGCCGGGCAGCAGGCGCTGCTCACCCAGCTGAACACGGCGTACGACGACCTGGTGGCCGCAACCAAGACGGGCGACTTCGCCAAGATCGGTGCGGCGCAGCAGAAGCTGAACGGCCTGGTCAAGCAGTACCTCAGCCAGTACGGCAGCCTGCCCGGCGCGTCGTCGACGCCGAGCCCCAGTCCGTCCAAGTAG
- a CDS encoding nuclease-related domain-containing protein codes for MRQLRLRYAGVCRACGVELDRGAFAWYDATAKQVVCLDCAADAPAHHGEEAPSTHPTLFDSAAVTDAGKAGASARREYERRVAKREDRIRARHPKLGGLLLALSEEPQSTTAWERGAKGEELLGRSLDGLADHGVKVLHDRRIPGTRANIDHIAVSPVGVCVLDAKRYKGRPHLKIEGGLLRPRTETLMVGTRRCDAIVEGMNKQVRLVGEALESVIADVPIAGMLVFIEADWPLFGGDFTTRGVKVLWPKKAHDLILNPGPLDAEHIDAVHRRLAATFPPA; via the coding sequence ATGAGGCAGCTCCGGCTGCGGTACGCCGGCGTGTGCCGGGCGTGCGGCGTCGAACTCGATCGCGGTGCGTTCGCCTGGTACGACGCGACAGCCAAGCAGGTCGTCTGCCTCGACTGCGCCGCCGACGCGCCGGCCCACCACGGGGAGGAGGCGCCGTCCACGCATCCGACCCTGTTCGATTCGGCTGCTGTCACCGACGCGGGTAAGGCAGGTGCGTCGGCTCGACGGGAGTACGAGCGGCGGGTTGCCAAGCGCGAGGATCGGATCCGGGCGAGGCATCCGAAGCTCGGTGGTCTGCTCCTTGCCCTGTCAGAGGAACCGCAGAGCACGACGGCGTGGGAGCGCGGCGCCAAGGGGGAGGAGCTACTCGGCCGAAGCCTCGACGGGCTGGCCGATCATGGTGTGAAAGTGCTCCACGACCGCCGGATCCCCGGTACGCGGGCGAACATCGACCACATCGCGGTCAGCCCGGTGGGCGTCTGCGTTCTGGATGCGAAGCGGTACAAGGGCAGACCACACCTGAAGATCGAGGGCGGCCTGCTGCGCCCGCGCACGGAGACGCTGATGGTGGGCACCCGCCGCTGCGACGCCATCGTCGAGGGCATGAACAAGCAAGTACGGCTCGTGGGCGAAGCGCTGGAGTCGGTCATAGCGGACGTCCCGATCGCCGGAATGCTGGTCTTCATCGAGGCCGACTGGCCGCTGTTCGGTGGCGACTTCACCACCCGTGGCGTCAAGGTCCTCTGGCCGAAGAAGGCGCATGATCTCATCCTCAATCCCGGTCCGCTCGACGCTGAGCACATCGACGCGGTCCACCGGCGGCTCGCCGCGACATTCCCGCCCGCGTAG
- a CDS encoding DUF2130 domain-containing protein — protein MHEIRCPHCGTVFKIDEADYAGLAQQVRTAEFEMELHARLAEAERAKKAEIELAEAKVAQQAEAAAAKKDAEIQRLTSELDLADQAQELALAKASEAAQKKVAEKDVEITSLRSELDKASTSQELAVTKAVSAIQQKLGEAESKLALQEAEQKVKEASLKESHSKEIALLQEQVEQYRDFKAKQSVKLLGESLEQHCETEFNRVRAMAFPNAAFGKDNNASSGTKGDYVFRDFSEDGVEYISIMFDMKNEADTTATKKKNVDFLAKLDKDRRDKGCEYAVLVSMLEEDSELYTGITDVSHEYPKMFVVRPQFFLAIIALLRNAAQETILVKAELEQVRKQNIDITNFEAELEDFKSAFGRNYNLAKRKFDAAIDDIDKAIERLQKVKEGLLGSENNLRLANDKATALTVKKLTRGNETMKARFAELEPPQAPDAA, from the coding sequence ATGCACGAGATCAGGTGCCCGCACTGCGGGACCGTGTTCAAGATCGATGAGGCGGACTACGCCGGCCTCGCCCAGCAGGTGCGGACTGCGGAGTTCGAGATGGAACTCCACGCGCGGCTCGCCGAGGCCGAGCGGGCAAAGAAGGCCGAGATTGAGCTTGCCGAAGCGAAGGTCGCCCAGCAGGCCGAGGCGGCTGCAGCGAAGAAGGACGCCGAGATCCAGCGGCTGACGAGCGAGCTCGACCTCGCCGACCAGGCCCAGGAACTCGCACTCGCGAAGGCGTCCGAGGCGGCGCAGAAGAAAGTGGCCGAGAAGGACGTCGAGATCACGAGCCTCAGGAGCGAGCTCGACAAGGCCAGCACGAGCCAGGAGCTCGCCGTCACGAAGGCTGTGTCGGCCATCCAGCAGAAGCTTGGCGAGGCCGAGAGCAAGCTCGCGCTCCAGGAGGCCGAGCAGAAGGTCAAGGAGGCTTCGCTCAAGGAGTCGCACTCCAAGGAGATCGCGCTCCTGCAGGAACAGGTCGAGCAGTACCGGGACTTCAAGGCGAAGCAGTCCGTCAAGCTGCTCGGCGAGTCTCTCGAACAGCACTGCGAGACCGAGTTTAACCGTGTCCGGGCGATGGCGTTCCCCAACGCCGCGTTCGGCAAGGACAACAACGCTTCCAGCGGCACCAAGGGCGACTACGTCTTCCGTGACTTCAGCGAAGACGGCGTCGAGTACATCTCGATCATGTTCGACATGAAGAACGAGGCGGACACCACGGCGACCAAGAAGAAGAACGTCGACTTCCTTGCCAAGCTCGACAAGGACCGTCGCGACAAGGGCTGCGAATACGCCGTCCTCGTGTCCATGCTCGAAGAGGACTCCGAGCTCTACACGGGCATCACGGATGTCTCGCACGAGTACCCGAAGATGTTCGTCGTCCGACCGCAGTTCTTCCTGGCCATCATCGCTCTGCTCCGCAACGCCGCCCAGGAGACCATCCTCGTGAAAGCCGAGCTGGAGCAGGTCAGGAAGCAGAACATCGACATCACCAACTTCGAGGCCGAGCTCGAAGACTTCAAGTCGGCGTTCGGTCGCAACTACAACCTCGCTAAGCGCAAGTTCGACGCCGCCATCGACGACATCGACAAGGCCATCGAGCGCCTCCAGAAGGTCAAGGAGGGGCTCCTCGGATCCGAGAACAACCTCCGCCTCGCCAACGACAAGGCGACGGCCCTCACGGTCAAGAAGCTCACTCGTGGCAACGAGACGATGAAGGCGAGGTTCGCCGAACTCGAGCCGCCCCAGGCGCCCGACGCCGCCTGA
- a CDS encoding class I SAM-dependent DNA methyltransferase has protein sequence MPPRKRTDPTAPSTMKELKDTLWKAADKLRGSLSAHQYKDVILGLVFLKYVSDAYDERRATIRADLLGEGYDEEQIADLIDDPEEYQGYGVFVVPPEARWAYLSENAKGKPAAASQPQKSIGWLIDDAMDAVMRSNPSLIGTLPRIYNRDNIDQRRLGELVDLFNNARFSRQGEHRARDLMGEVYEYFLGAFARAEGKRGGEFFTPPSVVNTIVEVLEPDHGRVYDPCCGSGGMFVQTERFIYDHDGDPKDIAIFGQEANEETWRLAKMNLAIHGIENKGLGARWGDTFARDQHADLQMDFVMANPPFNIKDWARNAEDPRWKYGVPPANNANYAWIQHILSKLAPRGKAGVVMANGSMSSNSNGEGDIRAQIVEADLISCMVALPTQLFRSTGIPVCLWFFAKDKAKGKQGSIDRSGQVLFIDGRNLGYMVDRAERDLAAEDIKRIGDTYRTWRGTKSAKGKTYADVPGFCKSATLAEIKGANYVLTPGRYVGAAESEGDGEDIYVKIKRLSRELLVAFDESERAAAVVRKQLEWRS, from the coding sequence ATGCCACCGCGCAAGAGGACCGATCCCACCGCACCGTCGACCATGAAGGAACTGAAGGACACGCTCTGGAAGGCCGCCGACAAGCTGCGCGGCTCCCTGTCGGCCCATCAGTACAAGGATGTGATCCTCGGGCTCGTCTTCCTGAAGTATGTCTCGGACGCCTACGACGAGCGTCGCGCGACGATCCGAGCGGACCTGTTGGGCGAGGGATACGACGAAGAGCAGATCGCCGACCTCATCGACGACCCCGAGGAGTACCAGGGCTACGGCGTCTTCGTCGTCCCGCCGGAGGCACGGTGGGCCTACCTGTCGGAGAACGCCAAAGGAAAGCCAGCCGCGGCGAGCCAGCCGCAGAAGAGCATCGGATGGCTCATCGATGACGCGATGGACGCGGTGATGCGGAGCAATCCATCGTTGATCGGGACGCTGCCACGCATCTACAACCGCGACAACATCGACCAGCGCCGCCTCGGAGAACTGGTCGACCTGTTCAACAACGCACGGTTCAGCCGGCAGGGTGAACACCGCGCCCGCGACCTGATGGGCGAGGTGTACGAGTACTTCCTCGGCGCGTTCGCCCGAGCGGAGGGTAAGCGGGGCGGAGAGTTCTTCACCCCGCCCTCGGTGGTGAATACGATCGTCGAGGTGCTGGAGCCGGACCACGGCCGCGTCTACGACCCGTGCTGCGGTTCCGGGGGCATGTTCGTCCAGACCGAGAGATTCATTTACGACCACGACGGCGACCCGAAGGACATCGCCATCTTCGGTCAAGAAGCCAACGAGGAGACCTGGCGCCTAGCGAAGATGAACCTCGCCATCCACGGCATCGAGAACAAGGGCCTGGGTGCACGCTGGGGCGACACGTTCGCCCGCGACCAGCACGCCGATCTCCAGATGGATTTTGTGATGGCCAACCCGCCCTTCAACATCAAGGACTGGGCACGCAACGCTGAGGATCCCCGCTGGAAGTACGGCGTCCCGCCGGCCAACAACGCCAACTACGCCTGGATCCAGCACATCCTGTCCAAGCTCGCGCCCCGTGGAAAGGCCGGCGTGGTCATGGCGAACGGCTCGATGTCGTCGAACTCCAACGGCGAAGGCGACATTCGCGCCCAGATCGTGGAGGCCGACCTCATCTCGTGCATGGTGGCACTTCCGACCCAGCTCTTCCGCAGCACCGGTATCCCGGTATGCCTTTGGTTCTTCGCCAAGGACAAGGCCAAGGGCAAGCAGGGCTCGATCGACCGCTCGGGCCAAGTGCTCTTCATCGACGGCCGCAACCTGGGCTACATGGTCGATCGCGCCGAGCGAGACCTGGCGGCCGAGGACATCAAGCGAATCGGCGACACCTACCGCACCTGGCGCGGGACGAAGTCGGCCAAGGGCAAGACGTACGCGGACGTCCCAGGCTTCTGCAAGTCCGCCACGCTCGCCGAGATCAAGGGTGCGAACTACGTGCTCACCCCCGGCCGCTACGTGGGTGCTGCAGAGTCCGAAGGTGACGGTGAAGACATATACGTCAAGATCAAGCGGCTGAGCCGAGAGTTGCTTGTTGCGTTCGACGAGTCCGAGCGAGCGGCGGCGGTTGTCCGCAAACAGTTGGAGTGGCGGTCGTGA
- a CDS encoding restriction endonuclease subunit S, with protein MTATYTTLSELAEVLVGYPFASKRYAATGRGHRLLRGDNIGQGVVRWENAVWWDHDADARYELQVGDLVLAMDRPWIGAGLKFASLREEDTPALLVQRVARLRAREGVDQRYLHYLIGSKEFTDYVLAVQTGTAVPHISGAQIQGFRAPKHSPLEQKAIGEVLGALDDKIATNERVVRLSDELSSAHFHAAAAGGDEVPLSSLARFVNGRAYTKDATGTGRVVVRIAELNSGIGGSTVWNDIDVPDDNTARPGDLLFAWSGSLTAARWYRPEAIVNQHIFKVIPNAGTPMWLVNQAVHEKLAEFKAIAADKATTMGHIQRHHLDEPVRIPPPSEVKRLDDLMTSLWQTALTAEVENLKLAEARDELLPLLMSGKVRFKDAEKIVEGELRW; from the coding sequence GTGACCGCGACGTACACGACGCTCAGTGAACTGGCAGAGGTTTTGGTGGGCTACCCCTTCGCGAGCAAGCGGTACGCGGCGACTGGACGCGGCCACCGCTTGCTGCGGGGCGACAACATCGGCCAGGGGGTAGTCCGGTGGGAGAACGCTGTCTGGTGGGATCACGATGCTGATGCACGCTACGAGTTGCAGGTTGGCGACCTCGTACTCGCGATGGATCGGCCTTGGATCGGTGCTGGGCTCAAGTTCGCGAGCCTGCGTGAGGAAGATACGCCCGCGCTTCTGGTCCAGCGAGTCGCGCGGCTCCGAGCGAGGGAAGGAGTGGACCAGAGGTATCTCCACTACCTGATCGGGAGCAAAGAGTTCACTGACTATGTGCTGGCAGTGCAGACGGGCACCGCTGTGCCGCACATCAGTGGCGCACAGATCCAAGGGTTTCGCGCGCCGAAACACTCACCACTTGAGCAGAAGGCGATTGGCGAGGTACTGGGGGCGCTCGACGACAAGATCGCAACGAACGAGCGGGTCGTTCGTCTTTCGGATGAGCTGAGCAGCGCACACTTTCACGCAGCCGCCGCCGGCGGCGACGAGGTGCCGCTATCGTCGCTGGCCCGGTTCGTCAACGGGCGGGCGTACACGAAGGACGCTACGGGGACAGGCCGCGTCGTGGTGCGTATCGCCGAGCTGAACTCGGGGATTGGCGGCTCGACCGTCTGGAATGACATTGACGTTCCAGACGACAACACTGCTCGTCCTGGTGACCTGCTGTTCGCTTGGTCCGGTTCGTTGACCGCTGCGCGCTGGTACAGGCCGGAGGCGATCGTGAACCAGCACATCTTCAAGGTCATCCCCAACGCGGGGACGCCGATGTGGCTGGTGAACCAGGCCGTCCACGAGAAGCTCGCCGAGTTCAAGGCAATCGCTGCCGACAAGGCCACCACGATGGGGCATATCCAGCGTCACCACCTAGATGAACCGGTGCGCATCCCCCCGCCGTCTGAGGTGAAGCGGTTGGACGATCTGATGACGAGTCTCTGGCAGACCGCCTTGACCGCAGAGGTCGAAAACCTGAAGCTCGCCGAGGCTCGTGACGAGCTGCTGCCCCTGCTGATGTCGGGGAAGGTCCGCTTCAAGGATGCGGAGAAGATCGTGGAGGGGGAGCTGCGATGGTGA